The Lactuca sativa cultivar Salinas chromosome 2, Lsat_Salinas_v11, whole genome shotgun sequence genome includes a window with the following:
- the LOC111900224 gene encoding receptor-like protein 44, whose translation MGFSRLILVLMLISVFLPPSTPDPSDESCLTKLFESMEDPNHNLMNWTKPSFENPCSGFLSNLAGATCNNGRIYKLSLPNLALRGSISPFISNCTNLQALDISNNSLTGPIPNELQYLVNLAVLNLSSNRLSDAIPPSLTMCAYLNVIDLHDNTLSGTIPPQLGSLARLSVFDVSNNKLSGPIPASLGNRTGNLPRFNASSFLGNKDLYGYPLGPMKSKGLSVVAIVGIGLGSGLLSLVLSFTVVCVWLRVSEKKMAAEQEGKISQLMPEY comes from the coding sequence ATGGGGTTTTCCAGATTGATACTGGTTTTGATGCTAATCTCTGTGTTCTTGCCACCATCGACACCAGATCCCAGCGATGAATCTTGTTTGACCAAATTGTTTGAATCAATGGAAGACCCGAATCATAATCTCATGAATTGGACCAAACCCAGCTTCGAAAACCCGTGTTCAGGCTTCCTCTCGAACCTTGCCGGAGCAACCTGCAACAACGGCCGAATCTACAAGCTCTCCCTGCCGAACCTCGCCCTTCGTGGCTCAATCTCACCGTTTATCTCCAATTGCACTAACCTCCAGGCGTTAGATATCTCAAACAACTCTCTCACCGGACCAATACCCAACGAACTTCAGTACCTTGTCAACCTCGCCGTCCTCAACCTCTCCTCCAACCGCCTCTCCGACGCCATCCCACCTTCCCTCACCATGTGCGCTTACCTCAACGTCATTGACCTACACGACAACACCCTTTCCGGCACAATCCCACCTCAGCTCGGTTCCTTAGCCCGGTTGTCGGTTTTTGATGTTTCCAACAACAAATTATCCGGCCCTATTCCGGCGAGCCTCGGAAACCGGACGGGAAACCTGCCACGTTTCAATGCGAGCTCGTTTTTAGGTAACAAGGATCTTTACGGGTACCCGTTGGGTCCGATGAAGAGTAAAGGATTATCGGTGGTGGCAATTGTGGGAATTGGATTGGGGAGTGGATTGTTGAGTCTGGTGTTGAGTTTCACGGTGGTTTGTGTTTGGTTGAGAGTGTCGGAGAAGAAAATGGCCGCCGAACAAGAAGGCAAAATTAGTCAATTAATGCCTGAATATTGA